Proteins from a single region of Kluyveromyces lactis strain NRRL Y-1140 chromosome C complete sequence:
- a CDS encoding uncharacterized protein (weakly similar to uniprot|P21147 Saccharomyces cerevisiae YGL055W OLE1 Fatty acid desaturase required for monounsaturated fatty acid synthesis and for normal distribution of mitochondria), with product MSEGRNEGSIPEFDFTQLLQSQGLDEPGVATRREIPLENNIIPASVKHRDHPVVHLLKKVDVGSTILCIVIPLFSLFKLILDKPEYNADLLKLLVCYWFLSEISLIAGYHRFFTHSSYQCHIAIQFTMAILGASCGLGSILDFTSQHMVHHRHIDTERDPHSQHVYGWLFSLWGHRFFRGNRKSVKAVAKCRETIVSTARATYDNHTTQLIRSVSYPLLLWQDANYLQLWILANLLFPFLVSKYFLELPPWNCIFYLGFVRMSVVQQQWLLIGSLCHWKNFPLADQPFDDSKSAINLKLGWIGDILTFGEANHNFHHEFPGDFRNGPGRFTIDPAKWVIYLLQWFNLAKNLHTVSTEQIEKCLVQQQQKMIDEESARLKWGIPIERLPRMTSLQFVKLAKDEYIKNRKAYVAIEGIVHDVTPFIYDHPGGVTLVETSIGKDATQAFNGAVYRHSNAARNLLATMRVAVITDQSSNIQRTTWEENSIANATHRNNMDRQDVVRNRKHATLTRRNHYAAGAA from the coding sequence ATGTCTGAGGGACGAAATGAAGGAAGTATTCCCGAGTTTGATTTCACACAATTATTGCAATCCCAAGGGTTAGATGAGCCAGGAGTTGCAACACGCAGGGAAATTCCTTTGGAAAATAACATCATACCGGCCAGTGTGAAACATCGGGACCATCCTGTAGTgcatttattgaaaaaagtGGATGTTGGGTCTACAATACTTTGCATCGTAATACCTTTATTCTCGTTGTTCAAACTTATCCTTGATAAACCAGAGTATAATGCGGACCTCCTAAAATTGTTGGTTTGTTACTGGTTTCTGTCTGAAATCAGTCTTATCGCGGGGTATCATAGGTTTTTCACCCACAGTTCCTACCAATGTCATATCGCTATACAATTTACAATGGCCATCTTAGGTGCCTCATGTGGATTGGGATCCATCCTTGATTTCACCAGTCAACATATGGTACATCACCGTCATATTGATACTGAAAGAGACCCACATTCGCAGCATGTTTACGGGTGGTTGTTCTCTCTTTGGGGACATAGGTTTTTCCGCGGTAATAGGAAATCGGTGAAAGCTGTAGCTAAATGCCGAGAGACTATTGTGTCTACTGCAAGAGCAACATATGATAACCACACAACACAATTGATTAGATCAGTAAGTTATCCTTTACTTCTTTGGCAAGATGCTAATTATTTACAACTATGGATTCTAGCAAATCTTCTGTTCCCCTTCCTTGTAAGTAAATATTTCCTGGAGCTACCCCCTTGGAATTGCATCTTTTACTTGGGTTTTGTCAGAATGTCTGTGGTTCAACAGCAGTGGTTGCTGATAGGTTCTTTATGTCACTGGAAGAACTTCCCATTGGCAGACCAGCCATTCGACGATTCAAAGTCTGCCATCAATTTGAAGTTGGGATGGATTGGAGATATTTTAACGTTTGGCGAGGCGAATCATAATTTCCATCACGAATTTCCTGGAGATTTCAGAAACGGCCCTGGAAGATTTACAATAGATCCAGCAAAATGGGTAATATATTTACTTCAGTGGTTTAACTTGGCCAAGAATTTACACACTGTGTCTACCGagcaaattgaaaaatgtctggttcagcaacaacaaaagatgATCGATGAGGAATCAGCAAGATTAAAATGGGGTATTCCCATTGAAAGATTACCCAGAATGACGTCTCTGCAATTTGTGAAGCTAGCAAAGGACGAATACATTAAGAACAGGAAGGCATACGTTGCCATTGAAGGTATTGTACATGACGTGACACCATTTATATATGATCATCCTGGTGGGGTCACGCTTGTTGAGACAAGTATTGGAAAGGATGCCACACAAGCATTTAACGGAGCAGTGTACAGGCATTCCAATGCAGCAAGAAATTTATTGGCTACTATGAGGGTGGCAGTCATAACTGACCAATCGTCCAACATTCAAAGAACTACTTGGGAAGAGAATTCCATCGCTAATGCCACGCATAGAAATAACATGGATAGGCAAGACGTTGTCCGGAACAGAAAGCATGCTACACttacaagaagaaatcattatGCAGCTGGGGCAGCTTAA
- the SRP101 gene encoding Signal recognition particle receptor subunit alpha (similar to uniprot|P32916 Saccharomyces cerevisiae YDR292C SRP101 Signal recognition particle (SRP) receptor - alpha subunit contain GTPase domains involved in SRP-dependent protein targeting interacts with SRP102p), producing the protein MIDQFAVFTPAGNLLYGYNSLNKKFSETQINRFVSEFISQPVKDVTSKFPIISTSDTSYMYHETKQPHLFLVVSFASSESIQLTAEAESVVVLATKLWESLGLNEVILDNISGKGKKNVHNFRFITEGASDQISKFGSYFEVKYDEMKKTSQQKGKKHTANYNKQVPVSAANKGKQSSKGKKENSQIKARKWGRDGLLEETAAMDESLDFSEGNRTASPPIAIGSDLESDMRNGSQFGKQNDKGEFLINEIDELLASNKEKSKAKPTTSSPFSFLQKHILGNKTISEEDLKTVLDSLKQKLISKNVAPEVADHLCNQVSKDLIGSKTENWTSVDQTARESLQKCLSSILTPSVSVDLLHEIQKRINKKDSSGLNDPYVFSVVGVNGVGKSTNLSKLAFWLLKNNLKVLIVACDTFRSGAVEQLRVHVENLAQLTDHNHVRGTKNRRGKTGNEYVELFEGGYGGSNLVTKIAKQAIKYAKTEHFDVVLMDTAGRRHNDATLMSPLKSFAEQANPDKIIMVGEALVGTDSVQQAHNFNQAFGKERNLDFFIISKCDTVGELLGTMVNMVYATSIPILFIGVGQTYTDLRTLSVEWAVNSLLS; encoded by the coding sequence ATGATCGATCAATTCGCAGTCTTTACGCCAGCAGGTAATCTTCTTTATGGCTATAATTCGTTAAACAAAAAGTTCTCTGAAACTCAAATCAATAGATTTGTCTCTGAGTTTATCAGCCAGCCGGTGAAGGATGTGACTTCCAAATTTCCTATTATATCCACGTCAGATACTAGTTACATGTATCATGAAACAAAGCAGCCACATCTGTTTCTCGTTGTATCGTTTGCGTCGTCAGAATCCATTCAATTAACGGCTGAAGCAGAATCTGTGGTTGTTCTTGCAACTAAGCTATGGGAATCGTTAGGTTTGAATGAGGTGATTCTTGACAACATTTCTGGgaaaggaaagaaaaatgttCACAACTTTAGGTTCATCACTGAAGGTGCTTCAgatcaaatatcaaagttCGGATCTTATTTCGAAGTTAAATAcgatgaaatgaaaaagacCTCTCAacagaaaggaaagaaaCATACCGCAAACTATAACAAGCAAGTACCTGTCTCTGCTGCAAATAAAGGGAAACAGAGTAGCAAGGGTAAGAAGGAGAACAGCCAAATTAAAGCCAGAAAATGGGGTAGGGATGGACTTTTAGAAGAAACTGCAGCAATGGACGAATCGTTAGATTTCTCTGAAGGCAATAGAACTGCTTCACCACCTATCGCAATTGGGTCTGATTTAGAATCTGATATGCGCAATGGTTCTCAGTTCGGTAAACAAAACGATAAAGGAGAATTTTTAATTAATGAGATAGACGAATTACTTGCATCAAATAAAGAGAAGTCAAAGGCGAAGCCAACAACTTCGTCTCCATTTTCCTTCTTACAGAAGCATATCTTAGGTAACAAGACCATATCAGAGGAAGATTTAAAAACGGTTTTGGATTCCCTAAAACAAAAGCtaatttccaaaaatgTTGCTCCTGAAGTTGCCGATCATTTATGCAATCAGGTTTCGAAAGATTTAATTGGTTCTAAGACCGAAAATTGGACCAGTGTTGACCAAACTGCCAGAGAATCTCTACAAAAGTGTTTATCTTCTATCCTAACACCTAGTGTTTCCGTCGATCTTTTGCATGAGATCCAGAAAAGGATAAACAAAAAGGACTCATCTGGGCTAAATGACCCTTATGTATTTTCTGTCGTTGGTGTCAATGGTGTGGgaaaatcaacaaatttatcaaaacttgCTTTTTGgttattgaagaacaacttAAAAGTCCTTATTGTGGCGTGTGACACATTTAGATCTGGTGCTGTGGAACAGCTTAGGGTTCACGTAGAAAATTTAGCACAACTAACTGATCATAACCACGTCAGAGGTACGAAGAATAGAAGAGGCAAAACTGGTAACGAATATGTAGAGCTCTTTGAAGGAGGGTATGGTGGTTCTAATCTTGTTACCAAAATCGCCAAACAGGCTATCAAATACGCAAAAACTGAACATTTTGACGTTGTTTTAATGGATACCGCAGGAAGAAGACATAACGACGCTACACTAATGTCTCCACTAAAATCTTTCGCAGAACAAGCTAACCCAGATAAAATTATCATGGTAGGTGAGGCTTTAGTGGGAACAGATTCGGTGCAGCAGGCTCATAATTTCAATCAAGCGTTCggaaaagagagaaatttagatttcttcattatttccAAGTGTGATACTGTGGGTGAGCTTCTAGGTACGATGGTCAACATGGTTTACGCTACAAGCATACCTATTCTATTTATCGGAGTGGGTCAAACATATACTGATCTTAGAACTTTGAGTGTTGAATGGGCGGTAAACAGTTTGTTATCTTAA
- the HRQ1 gene encoding ATP-dependent 3'-5' DNA helicase (similar to uniprot|Q05549 Saccharomyces cerevisiae YDR291W Hypothetical ORF) — protein sequence MVDETEEDVAFLKKRKIGKDEFWELKNIFFRLNTFYTFLLTRNHVITTFDVLKPAVQKAVKRPLLEQDFAKICVIMPSDTIFKYIDRNQFQVEEKVFNFKNGGYQQKDNDIFDLKAEDHQVNDEVEDSQVLVFQFKDGNMMNTWKKKTNKSDMNAPEFTTDAMKKMISRRKLSFESALNRFIFNCKLEGKTPMEELERLSAARVPKKKDFMDPIESMLQAKKNIETEVVNEAGDSRPTIPILLEKIKHSSIYNDQITNSYIIPERIAKYGELEFALSPEVYQALEYKDFYSHQAAAINCIHKGENVIITTSTSSGKSLIYQLSAIDALLKDPHSTFMYIFPTKALAQDQKRSFQKLLSKIPELSHVIVDTYDGDTEQQARAGIRISARVIFTNPDMIHTSILPNHPNWKMFLDNLRYVVVDELHIYKGFFGSHVALVMRRLVRIVKGFYKNEKLQFISCSATLKHPIQHMQDIFGIEQVTLINEDGSPRGTKHLVVWNPPKLSQHDRKRENFIGESAKILVQLIIQNVRTIAFCYVRRVCELLMKEVRIILQDMGKLQLINEVMSYRGGYSASDRRKIEQEMFHGNLRAVVSTNALELGIDIGGLDSVLMCGFPLSLANFHQQSGRAGRRNRDSLTLVVASDSPVDQHYVAHSESLLEVDNPESYQDLVLDFDNMLMFESHIQCAAFELPIDIDRDSQYFDRKNLTTICETRLQHDANGYHANDRFLPWPSALISLRGSEEDIFAVVDITNGRNIIIEEVEASRTSFTLYDGGIFIHQGYPYLVKEFNPDDKYAKVQRVDVDWTTSQRDFTDVDPEEIEQIRSMQNSDVPAYYGKIRTTIIVFGFFKIDKQGRILDAVETHNPPVIINSKGLWIDIPKRALELIESKHLNSAGGIHAAQHAILGLLPRFIVAGVDEISTECKAPEKEFAERQTSRKRPARLVFYDSKGGKQGSGLCMKTFEHIEEILNGALQRVEECPCEDGCPECVAAAFCKENSLVLSKPAALVILHCILGHKESSFMTRIKDGPEPNMPEILVETIEPVSGHVKFSKDLQVIDTREIKNGEENLVTIKKEDNPNEN from the coding sequence ATGGTAGATGagacagaagaagatgttgcgtttctcaagaagaggaagataGGTAAGGATGAATTCTGGGAGCTAAAAAATATTTTCTTTCGGCTCAATACCTTCTACACATTCCTTCTGACAAGAAATCATGTTATTACCACTTTCGATGTCCTAAAGCCAGCGGTTCAAAAGGCGGTAAAGCGGCCTTTGTTAGAACAAGATTTTGCTAAGATATGTGTTATCATGCCAAGTGATACTATCTTTAAATACATCGATAGAAACCAGTTTCAAGTTGAAGagaaagttttcaatttcaagaatggTGGCTATCAGCAAAAggataatgatatttttgaCTTGAAGGCAGAAGATCATCAAGTAAACGATGAAGTAGAAGATTCACAGGTCCTTGTCTTTCAGTTTAAAGATGGGAACATGATGAAtacttggaagaaaaaaacgAACAAGAGCGACATGAATGCACCGGAGTTTACAACGGATGCtatgaaaaagatgatatcaagaaggaaattgtCTTTTGAATCTGCTCTTAATCGGTTTATCTTCAACTGCAAGCTTGAAGGGAAGACACCCATGGAGGAGTTAGAAAGACTTTCAGCTGCTAGAGTAcccaaaaagaaagatttcatGGACCCAATCGAATCAATGTTGCaggcaaagaaaaatatcgAAACTGAAGTTGTAAATGAAGCTGGTGATTCAAGACCTACAATACCTATATTATTGGAGAAGATTAAACATTCTAGCATCTATAACGATCAAATTACCAATTCGTATATCATACCAGAGAGAATAGCGAAATATGGTGAATTAGAATTTGCACTCTCTCCGGAAGTTTATCAGGCGCTTGAGTATAAAGACTTCTATTCTCACCAAGCTGCAGCAATAAACTGCATTCATAAGGGAGAGAATGTCATAATCACAACGTCTACTTCGTCGGGAAAATCTTTAATCTACCAGTTATCTGCAATAGACGCACTACTCAAGGATCCACACTCTACGTTCATGTACATATTTCCGACAAAAGCTTTAGCACAAGATCAAAAGAGatcatttcaaaagctATTGTCCAAGATACCAGAATTGTCACATGTTATTGTAGATACCTATGATGGAGACACAGAGCAACAAGCACGAGCAGGTATTCGGATTTCGGCTCGTGTTATTTTCACGAATCCTGATATGATTCACACAAGTATTTTACCTAATCATCCTAACTGGAAAATGTTTTTGGACAATCTAAGATATGTGGTCGTTGATGAATTGCATATTTATAAGGGCTTTTTCGGTTCCCATGTGGCTTTAGTTATGAGAAGATTAGTCCGAATTGTGAAGGGGTTTtataaaaatgaaaagctTCAATTTATATCATGTTCTGCTACACTAAAACATCCCATACAACATATGCAAGACATTTTCGGTATTGAGCAAGTCACGTTGATTAACGAAGATGGTTCGCCAAGAGGTACAAAACACTTGGTGGTGTGGAACCCTCCAAAGTTGTCTCAGCATGatagaaaaagagaaaatttCATCGGAGAAAGCGCTAAAATATTAGTTCAGCTAATCATACAGAACGTTCGGACAATTGCTTTCTGTTATGTTCGTAGAGTATGTGAACtgttaatgaaagaagtcAGAATAATTCTTCAAGATATGGGAAAGTTGCAGTTAATTAACGAAGTCATGTCTTATAGAGGTGGATACTCCGCAAGTGACAGACGTAAAATTGAGCAAGAAATGTTTCATGGGAATCTCCGTGCTGTTGTTTCAACAAATGCTCTAGAATTGGGTATTGATATTGGTGGTTTGGACTCCGTTTTGATGTGTGGATTTCCCTTATCCTTGGCTAATTTTCACCAACAATCTGGTAGAGCTGGTAGAAGAAACAGAGATTCCTTGACATTGGTAGTTGCTAGCGACTCGCCTGTTGATCAGCATTATGTCGCCCATTCTGAATCCTTATTAGAAGTCGATAACCCTGAATCGTACCAGGATCTTGTTTTGGATTTTGATAATATGTTAATGTTTGAAAGTCATATCCAGTGTGCAGCTTTTGAGCTTCCGATTGATATTGACCGGGATTCTCAATATTTTGATAGGAAGAATTTAACTACAATATGTGAAACGAGATTACAACACGATGCGAATGGGTATCATGCCAATGATCGATTTTTGCCCTGGCCATCCGCTCTCATTTCTTTACGAGGTTCAGAAGAGGATATTTTCGCTGTCGTGGATATAACAAATGGTAGAAATATAATCATCGAAGAGGTGGAGGCTTCCCGGACCAGTTTCACCTTATATGATGGTGGTATCTTCATTCATCAAGGTTATCCTTATCTAGTGAAAGAGTTTAATCCCGATGATAAGTATGCTAAGGTTCAGAGAGTAGATGTCGATTGGACAACCAGTCAGAGAGATTTCACCGACGTTGATCCGGAAGAGATTGAACAGATTAGGTCTATGCAGAACAGTGACGTACCAGCATATTACGGTAAGATAAGGACAACAATTATAGTCTTTGGCTTCTTTAAAATTGATAAACAAGGTCGTATTTTAGACGCTGTTGAAACTCATAATCCTCCAGTGATTATTAACTCTAAAGGGCTTTGGATTGACATCCCCAAAAGAGCGTTGGAACTCATTGAGAGCAAACATTTAAATTCTGCGGGCGGTATACATGCAGCACAACATGCAATATTAGGGTTGTTACCGAGGTTCATCGTTGCTGGAGTTGATGAAATCTCTACAGAATGTAAGGCAccagagaaagaatttgcCGAACGGCAAACTTCTCGTAAACGTCCCGCCAGATTAGTCTTTTACGATTCTAAAGGAGGTAAACAGGGATCAGGATTATGTATGAAAACATTCGAGCATATTGAGGAGATTTTAAACGGTGCATTGCAACGTGTAGAAGAGTGTCCATGCGAAGATGGATGTCCGGAATGTGTTGCGGCAGCCTTCTGTAAAGAAAACAGTTtagttctttcaaagccAGCTGCATTGGTGATATTGCATTGCATTTTAGGGCATAAAGAATCAAGTTTTATGACCAGAATCAAAGATGGCCCGGAACCTAACATGCCCGAAATCTTGGTTGAAACCATAGAGCCTGTGTCAGGACATGTCAAATTTTCTAAAGACCTTCAGGTCATTGACACTAGGGAAATTAAGAatggagaagaaaatttagtaacaataaaaaaagaagataatCCAAATGAGAACTGA
- the RTT103 gene encoding Rtt103p (similar to uniprot|Q05543 Saccharomyces cerevisiae YDR289C RTT103 Regulator of Ty1 Transposition regulator of Ty1 Transposition): MTFSREQFVSKVQSLDETQDSIVNTSKWMLTLYKDADKVATAWTEYLHKSSISTKRKLLVVYLANDIVQQAKHRQVPNFDKSFGNVLPSALEKVYADFPTELRAKVKRVVGIWRQRKVLSESVLDEIDRRLDVAGKITPSSSTTAQRSKDKVDKRWGQLSSLYDNIEQNQKSGNTLRLRFDKSLEALDPNSVVYAENYNVISKIGSSVKESLTKSIDFRSTLIKELEKLITEQNALVNKEQDSINEIDSILVDKDPTTIAQSTNSNDADLLPTYENSDDDDDDKHSSENEDEVANKKRSVSPEKQSDLGSTSDKSSSEEPTMKKMKTDELKQEEPTPSTSPSKSNTGAIASSIQDLLSRLAD; the protein is encoded by the coding sequence ATGACTTTTTCCCGCGAACAATTTGTCAGTAAAGTACAGAGTTTAGATGAAACTCAGGATTCAATAGTGAACACATCCAAGTGGATGTTAACTCTATACAAAGATGCGGATAAAGTGGCGACCGCTTGGACAGAATACTTGCATAAAAGTTCCATCAGTACAAAGCGAAAGCTATTAGTGGTGTATTTGGCAAATGATATAGTCCAACAAGCGAAGCATAGACAAGTACCTAACTTTGATAAGAGCTTTGGCAATGTTTTGCCATCTGCGTTAGAGAAAGTATATGCAGATTTTCCAACTGAGCTTAGAGCTAAGGTAAAACGCGTTGTAGGTATTTGGAGACAGCGTAAGGTTTTATCAGAGAGTGttttggatgaaattgacCGAAGGCTAGATGTAGCAGGTAAAATAACACCATCAAGTTCAACAACTGCTCAAAGGAGTAAAGATAAAGTTGATAAAAGATGGGGGCAGCTATCATCCCTGTATGACAATATTGAACAGAATCAAAAAAGTGGTAATACCTTGAGGTTAAGATTTGATAAATCTCTTGAGGCATTGGACCCTAACAGCGTAGTCTACGCTGAAAACTATAATGTTATCAGCAAAATAGGTAGCTCAGTTAAGGAATCATTGACAAAATCTATAGACTTCAGATCAACTCTAATAAAAGAGCTAGAGAAGTTGATCACCGAACAAAACGCTTTGGTAAATAAAGAACAAGACTCTataaatgaaattgattctATATTAGTAGACAAAGATCCAACGACAATCGCTCAGTCTACAAATTCAAACGATGCTGATTTATTACCAACATACGAAAatagtgatgatgatgatgacgacaAACACAGCAGCGAAaacgaagatgaagttgCGAACAAAAAGCGTTCTGTCTCTCCAGAAAAACAATCTGATCTCGGTTCAACGTCAGACAAATCCTCGAGCGAGGAGCCCAcgatgaaaaagatgaagacTGATGAACTAAAGCAAGAAGAACCTACTCCCTCGACCTCACCTTCAAAAAGCAATACTGGGGCCATCGCCTCTAGTATACAAGATCTATTAAGTAGATTGGCAGATTAA
- the SRB2 gene encoding Srb2p (similar to uniprot|P34162 Saccharomyces cerevisiae YHR041C SRB2 RNA polymerase II holoenzyme/mediator subunit), translating to MTYYGVLFVEKCTPSTITQLQDVLSTDLISMGDKWSFELKTFRTSAKNTDPNDTKVMHTVQLSHKNNETVTIKNQSAIITPTYVTKALYDNGCVFGTPEPFDYMLSNKLSNIWTQRQSIKGEFGVSYQTADLSIRVNNAFSYSGFQGLILELESKSSDNLEAFEKNVERVRTMLSGMGLSDVRVSSDKSQGSKQEDSSLFDLAAHYLKVLG from the exons ATGACGTACTATGG AGTGTTGTTCGTCGAAAAGTGCACGCCATCTACAATCACCCAATTGCAAGATGTTTTATCTACGGACCTTATATCAATGGGTGATAAATGgtcttttgaattgaagactTTTAGAACTTCTGCTAAGAATACAGATCCGAACGATACTAAGGTAATGCACACAGTACAACTCTCACATAAAAACAATGAAACAGTTACCATAAAGAATCAATCGGCAATTATAACTCCAACATACGTGACAAAAGCTCTTTATGATAATGGCTGTGTTTTTGGAACTCCTGAACCTTTCGACTATATGCTTTCAAATAAACTTTCAAACATATGGACACAGAGACAGTCCATTAAAGGAGAATTCGGTGTTTCATATCAAACAGCAGACTTATCGATACGAGTCAATAATGCTTTTTCTTATAGCGGTTTTCAAGGACTGATACTTGAGCTAGAATCTAAGTCATCGGACAATCTGGAAGCGTTCGAGAAAAATGTTGAAAGGGTACGAACCATGCTAAGTGGCATGGGATTATCGGACGTTAGAGTCTCATCAGATAAATCTCAGGGTTCCAAACAAGAAGATTCCAGTCTATTTGATTTGGCTGCTCATTATTTAAAAGTTCTCGGTTAA